A region of Lycium barbarum isolate Lr01 chromosome 1, ASM1917538v2, whole genome shotgun sequence DNA encodes the following proteins:
- the LOC132637314 gene encoding NAC domain-containing protein 78-like: protein MESRNMLAPGFRFHPTDEELVRYYLRRKVCGKPLRFDAISDIDIYKVEPWDLPGMSRLNTRDLEWYFFSMLDKKYGNGARTNRATEQGYWKTTGKDRAVQHKFQVVGMKKTLVYHSGRAPKGQRTNWVMHEYRLVDEELDKAGIPQVAFVLCRVFQKSGAGPKNGERYGAPFVEEEWENDELKMVPQEENAEEVEYGDDIYLDGYDLEQILGTQTPVGSASINMNCSDGQNCTNSEEANDCFEDAQKWLQQPDERKSLDPAVQDIADNPVKHNCVGESSKSVNSEYVNYLLNGPTNDASDDLQFNDGAFLEANDLSNPAEVDNSGFNMLDEYLTYFDANDDFQNLGFDPSVLIENDDRASLPEKKIVDVAQQDTAPIEGLAEPKNSISSSSIEKPTEFLADHQYRFMKQASQMLGSIPAPPAFASEFPTKGAALRLNCMSQSSSSVHVSAGLIQIRNMTVAGNGTDWSLRKHSYYNIILSFGLSRGSDNSATLESVASFPGKATFMVSRGLFFWVLVLSMIFKIGTLICAR, encoded by the exons ATGGAATCGAGGAATATGTTGGCGCCAGGATTTAGATTTCACCCGACAGACGAGGAGTTGGTTAGGTACTATCTACGGCGTAAGGTATGTGGAAAGCCCTTGCGATTTGATGCAATATCTGACATTGATATCTACAAAGTTGAACCATGGGATCTTCCAG GTATGTCAAGGTTGAATACAAGAGATTTGGAGTGGTACTTTTTTAGTATGCTTGACAAAAAATATGGTAATGGAGCAAGAACTAATAGAGCAACAGAACAAGGCTATTGGAAGACAACTGGAAAGGACAGGGCTGTTCAGCATAAGTTTCAGGTTGTGGGAATGAAGAAAACTCTGGTTTATCACAGTGGTCGGGCTCCAAAGGGTCAGAGGACTAACTGGGTGATGCACGAGTACAGACTGGTTGACGAGGAGTTAGATAAAGCTGGAATTCCGCAG GTTGCATTCGTGTTATGCCGTGTCTTTCAAAAGAGCGGTGCTGGGCCAAAGAATGGGGAACGGTATGGGGCACCTTTTGTTGAGGAGGAATGGGAGAATGACGAGCTAAAAATGGTTCCACAGGAGGAGAATGCTGAGGAAGTAGAATATGGAGATGATATCTATTTAGATGGATATGATCTTGAACAG ATTCTTGGAACTCAGACCCCTGTGGGTAGTGCTTCTATTAATATGAACTGCTCTGATGGCCAAAATTGCACTAATAGCGAAGAAGCAAATGACTGCTTCGAAGATGCACAAAAATGGCTGCAACAACCGGATGAGCGGAAGTCACTTGATCCAGCAGTTCAAGACATTGCAGATAATCCTGTCAAGCATAACTGCGTTGGTGAATCAAGCAAGAGTGTGAACTCTGAGTATGTGAATTACTTGCTTAACGGACCAACAAATGATGCAAGTGATGACTTACAATTTAATGACGGGGCATTCCTTGAAGCAAATGATCTTTCAAACCCGGCTGAGGTTGATAACTCAGGGTTTAACATGCTTGATGAGTACCTCACTTACTTTGATGCAAATGACGACTTCCAGAATTTGGGTTTTGATCCTTCAGTTCTAATTGAAAATGATGATCGGGCATCTTTGCCTGAGAAG AAAATTGTTGATGTAGCTCAGCAAGATACTGCACCAATTGAAGGGCTCGCAGAACCTAAGAACAGTATCTCATCATCCTCGATAGAGAAACCAACTGAATTTTTAGCAG ATCACCAGTATCGATTTATGAAGCAAGCAAGCCAGATGTTAGGCAGTATTCCTGCTCCTCCTGCATTTGCTTCAGAGTTCCCTACAAAGGGTGCTGCTCTCCGTCTGAATTGCATGTCTCAGTCTTCGAGTTCAGTGCACGTTTCTGCTGGTCTGATTCAAATAAGGAACATGACAGTGGCTGGCAATGGGACAGACTGGTCATTGCGCAAGCACAGTTATTACAACATTATCCTATCCTTTGGCTTGTCTCGGGGTAGTGATAATTCTGCCACTCTGGAATCAGTTGCTAGCTTTCCTGGAAAAGCGACATTTATGGTATCCAGGGGCTTGTTCTTTTGGGTCCTAGTTCTTTCCATGATCTTCAAAATTGGGACCTTGATTTGTGCCAGGTAA